In Nonomuraea sp. NBC_00507, the following are encoded in one genomic region:
- a CDS encoding response regulator transcription factor, producing the protein MSNTIPDRNITVVVADDQEIARTGLRMILDAQPDIEVVGEAGDGRRAVELARRLRPDVCLFDIRMPHLNGIDATRLLAGPDVGDPLAVVVITTFDLDEYVYEALRAGARGFLLKDAGPQLLAQAIRAAAGGDALIAPSITARLLGAFAGAGPAAPLAQPIEALTDREEQILLTVARGRTNSEIAAELHISLSTVKSHVASLMTKLGVRNRVEIAMWAYETNRVKH; encoded by the coding sequence ATGAGCAACACCATCCCCGACAGGAACATCACGGTGGTCGTGGCCGACGACCAGGAGATCGCCCGCACCGGACTCAGGATGATCCTCGACGCCCAGCCGGACATCGAGGTCGTCGGCGAGGCCGGCGACGGGCGGCGGGCCGTCGAGCTCGCCCGGCGGCTGCGTCCCGACGTGTGCCTGTTCGACATCCGCATGCCTCACCTCAACGGCATCGACGCCACCCGCCTGCTGGCGGGCCCGGACGTCGGCGACCCGCTCGCCGTGGTGGTCATCACCACGTTCGACCTGGACGAATACGTCTACGAGGCGCTGCGGGCCGGCGCCCGGGGCTTCCTGCTCAAGGACGCGGGTCCGCAGCTGCTGGCCCAGGCCATCCGGGCGGCCGCGGGCGGCGACGCGCTGATCGCACCGAGCATCACCGCGCGGCTGCTGGGCGCCTTCGCCGGCGCCGGGCCGGCCGCGCCGCTCGCGCAGCCCATCGAGGCGCTCACGGACCGGGAGGAGCAGATCCTGCTCACTGTGGCACGCGGGCGGACCAACAGCGAGATAGCCGCCGAGCTGCACATCTCGCTCAGCACGGTCAAGAGCCACGTCGCGAGCCTGATGACCAAGCTCGGCGTGCGCAACCGCGTGGAGATCGCGATGTGGGCGTACGAGACCAACCGCGTCAAGCACTGA
- a CDS encoding MFS transporter encodes MTQPPKAGWTLAVVCLAAVLLTLDITIVNVALPEIAGELQARLDGLQWAINGYTLAFAALLLTAGSVSDRVGRRAIFTAGVALFTAASAACGAAWSPGALTAFRIAQGVGGAMIMGTAMALIAGAYPAGRARQGAIGAFSAAGGAAAGLGPLVGGLMVDTLGWRWIFWINLPVGAILLAGTLLRLREPAREAPAGRIDVAGAVLAVTMLFALNYALIAGPGQGWGSPGVLAALLAGLVLLGLFVAVQARRPHAVLDVRLFRMPTFTGAVLLTFLARITSFGILPYLILWLQGMLGHSPLETGLRLLALTLPILIVAPLAGRLGERIPASRLLAGGFALIAIAFVLMARVGPDSSWLVALPGFVLLGAGGALAFPPLLGVTLDVVPGERAGMASGLSNTFFPLGTATGVAAFGAIFTTRIEAELPGQAAVVAGGRFDLVSQSAQETARNAFTGALATTCLVAAAAGLAGVAISLLLIRARDRRPVPVG; translated from the coding sequence ATGACTCAGCCTCCGAAGGCCGGGTGGACGCTGGCCGTGGTCTGCCTGGCCGCGGTTCTGCTCACCCTGGACATCACGATCGTCAACGTCGCGCTCCCGGAGATCGCGGGTGAGCTGCAGGCCCGTCTGGACGGCCTGCAGTGGGCCATCAACGGCTACACGCTCGCCTTCGCCGCCTTGTTGCTCACCGCGGGATCGGTCTCCGACCGCGTCGGCCGCCGCGCGATCTTCACGGCCGGGGTCGCGCTGTTCACCGCCGCCTCCGCGGCCTGCGGGGCGGCCTGGAGCCCGGGCGCGCTGACGGCCTTCCGCATCGCGCAGGGGGTCGGCGGCGCGATGATCATGGGCACCGCGATGGCGCTCATCGCCGGCGCCTATCCGGCGGGCCGCGCCCGGCAGGGCGCCATCGGGGCGTTCTCCGCCGCGGGCGGCGCGGCCGCCGGGCTCGGGCCGCTGGTCGGCGGCCTGATGGTGGACACGCTCGGCTGGCGGTGGATCTTCTGGATCAACCTGCCCGTGGGGGCGATCCTGCTGGCCGGGACGCTGCTGCGGCTGCGCGAGCCGGCCAGGGAGGCACCCGCCGGCCGGATCGACGTGGCCGGCGCCGTGCTGGCCGTCACCATGCTCTTCGCCCTCAACTACGCGCTGATCGCCGGTCCCGGCCAGGGCTGGGGCTCACCCGGGGTGCTGGCGGCGCTGCTCGCCGGTCTGGTGCTGCTCGGCCTGTTCGTCGCGGTGCAGGCCCGCCGCCCGCACGCCGTGCTGGACGTGCGCTTGTTCCGGATGCCGACGTTCACCGGCGCGGTGCTGCTGACGTTCCTGGCCAGGATCACCAGTTTCGGCATCCTGCCGTACCTGATCCTGTGGCTGCAGGGCATGCTCGGGCACTCTCCGCTGGAGACCGGGCTGCGGCTGCTGGCCCTGACCCTGCCCATCCTGATCGTCGCCCCGCTGGCCGGTCGGCTGGGGGAGCGGATCCCCGCGTCCCGGCTGCTGGCCGGGGGCTTCGCGCTGATCGCCATCGCCTTCGTCCTGATGGCCAGGGTGGGGCCGGACAGCTCGTGGCTCGTCGCGCTGCCCGGCTTCGTGCTGCTCGGCGCCGGCGGGGCCTTGGCCTTCCCACCGCTGCTGGGCGTCACGCTCGACGTCGTGCCCGGCGAACGGGCGGGCATGGCCTCGGGCCTGTCCAACACCTTCTTCCCGCTGGGCACGGCCACCGGTGTGGCCGCGTTCGGGGCGATCTTCACGACCCGGATCGAGGCCGAGCTCCCCGGGCAGGCCGCGGTGGTGGCCGGCGGCCGGTTCGACCTGGTGAGCCAGTCCGCCCAGGAGACGGCCAGGAACGCCTTCACCGGCGCGCTGGCCACCACCTGCCTGGTGGCCGCGGCCGCGGGGCTGGCCGGCGTGGCGATCTCACTGCTGCTCATCCGGGCTCGCGACAGGCGGCCGGTCCCCGTGGGGTGA
- a CDS encoding ATP-binding protein: protein MTAGLVTDKSSFVGRRRELSESRRMLASSRLLTLTGPGGVGKTRLALKLAEVLRGSFRDGVEVVELASLETGELLEPTVAAALGLRDAGPDPVKVIIDYLSDRRMLLVLDNCEHVHEACARLVDRLLRSAPRLRILATSRRTLGVYGEQVLPVPTLPVPDPGHGLRETARHDAVRLFVERAARAVPGFSLHPGNKAWVVRLARRLEGIPLAIELAAARLRTSTLEDLARELDERLDVLAADAPSAPPRHRTLRATMDWSFGLCSAGERRLWSRLSMFPGGVDLDTAESVCAGDGIDDMEVLDLLAGLVDKSVVAGELREGRLRYRMLESLRAYGSERLPAADRRLLRSRYVRHYRELVERHRIDRLVPDQLERYHLLRGELPNLRAALDACMCEPALAPLGLGTASAMWCYWLLAGSLTEGRYWLERGLRLVQDSTSTRGQALWACGLLALRQGDVAAAGPWLGECRDLACRAGNDRILPRALMAEGVAAFSTGDGRRGLELLRESLVLHQAMKDLDGVLYSLYFAAAYGSSEDPRQAAEFGEELLDLCERHHALVSRAYAQMSLGVARWNLGDCSRAEELVTAATEFAGEIGDRWCLTQCLEVLAWAAGGRGEHERAAELLGAAHVLWRVMGAAPERLSYHAVWHERCEQQACLALGRRAFSGAFRAGERLGPDRAVAYACGRESTAQHA, encoded by the coding sequence ATGACCGCCGGCCTCGTGACGGACAAATCCAGCTTTGTCGGGCGCAGGCGTGAATTGTCGGAATCCCGGCGCATGCTGGCCTCGAGCCGGCTGCTCACCCTGACCGGCCCGGGCGGCGTCGGCAAGACCCGGCTGGCGCTCAAGCTCGCCGAGGTTCTCCGGGGCAGTTTCCGTGACGGGGTGGAGGTCGTGGAGCTGGCCTCCCTGGAGACCGGCGAGCTTCTCGAGCCGACGGTCGCCGCGGCACTGGGGCTGCGCGACGCCGGGCCCGATCCGGTGAAGGTGATCATCGACTACCTGTCGGACCGGCGGATGCTGCTCGTGCTCGACAACTGCGAGCACGTGCACGAGGCCTGCGCCCGCCTCGTCGACCGGCTGCTGCGCTCCGCTCCCCGGCTGCGCATCCTGGCGACCAGCAGGCGGACCCTGGGCGTGTACGGCGAGCAGGTGCTGCCCGTCCCCACGCTCCCCGTGCCCGACCCCGGGCACGGGTTGCGGGAGACCGCCCGCCACGACGCCGTCCGCCTGTTCGTGGAGCGCGCGGCGCGGGCCGTGCCCGGCTTCTCGCTGCACCCGGGCAACAAGGCGTGGGTGGTGCGGCTGGCCAGGCGGCTGGAGGGCATCCCCCTCGCCATCGAGCTGGCCGCGGCCCGGCTGCGCACCTCGACGCTGGAGGACCTGGCGCGCGAGCTCGACGAGCGCCTCGACGTGCTGGCGGCCGACGCCCCCTCCGCGCCGCCGCGCCATCGCACACTGCGCGCCACCATGGACTGGAGCTTCGGCCTGTGCTCGGCCGGGGAGCGGCGGTTGTGGTCGCGGCTGTCGATGTTCCCCGGCGGGGTCGATCTGGACACCGCCGAGTCGGTGTGCGCCGGCGACGGCATCGACGACATGGAGGTGCTCGACCTGCTGGCCGGGTTGGTGGACAAGTCCGTCGTGGCCGGCGAACTGCGGGAGGGCAGGCTCAGGTACCGCATGCTGGAGAGCCTGCGCGCGTACGGGAGCGAGCGGCTGCCGGCCGCCGACCGGCGGCTCCTGCGCTCCCGCTACGTCCGCCACTACCGGGAGCTGGTGGAGCGGCACCGCATCGACCGGCTGGTTCCCGACCAGCTCGAGCGTTACCACCTGCTGCGCGGGGAGCTGCCCAACCTGCGGGCGGCGCTCGACGCGTGCATGTGCGAGCCCGCGCTCGCCCCCCTCGGCCTGGGCACCGCCTCGGCGATGTGGTGCTACTGGCTGCTGGCCGGCTCGCTCACCGAGGGCCGCTACTGGCTGGAACGCGGCCTGAGGCTGGTGCAGGACAGCACCAGCACGCGGGGGCAGGCGCTGTGGGCGTGCGGCCTGCTCGCGCTGCGCCAGGGCGACGTGGCGGCGGCCGGGCCGTGGCTCGGGGAGTGCCGTGACCTCGCATGTCGAGCCGGGAACGACCGGATCCTGCCGCGCGCGCTCATGGCCGAGGGCGTGGCCGCGTTCTCCACCGGCGACGGCCGCCGGGGTCTGGAGTTGCTGCGCGAGTCCCTGGTGCTCCACCAGGCCATGAAGGACCTGGACGGCGTGCTGTACAGCCTGTACTTCGCCGCCGCGTACGGCTCCAGCGAGGACCCCCGCCAGGCCGCCGAGTTCGGCGAGGAGCTGCTGGACCTGTGCGAGCGGCACCACGCGCTGGTCTCCCGCGCCTACGCCCAGATGTCGCTCGGCGTCGCGCGGTGGAATCTGGGCGACTGCTCGCGGGCGGAGGAGCTGGTGACGGCGGCCACCGAGTTCGCCGGCGAGATCGGCGACCGATGGTGCCTCACCCAGTGCCTGGAGGTGCTGGCGTGGGCGGCGGGCGGACGCGGGGAGCATGAGCGGGCGGCGGAGCTGCTGGGTGCCGCTCATGTGTTGTGGCGGGTGATGGGCGCCGCGCCGGAGCGGCTGAGTTACCACGCCGTCTGGCACGAGCGCTGCGAGCAGCAGGCGTGCCTGGCACTGGGCAGGCGGGCGTTCTCAGGGGCGTTCCGCGCCGGTGAGCGGCTCGGCCCGGACCGCGCCGTGGCCTACGCCTGTGGCCGCGAGAGCACCGCCCAGCACGCGTAG
- a CDS encoding DUF2306 domain-containing protein produces the protein MTLQTTRTRRPATRAGWLLPAGLIVLSFVPVLAGAVRLTELAAGADVTPANARFVAMPLPVMLHIVAASLYSVLGAFQFGRVRRRWHRAAGRILIPAGLVTALSGLWMTLFLARPPGDGDLLAAFRLVFGTTMAVSLVLGLAAILRRDIAGHRAWMTRAYAIGMGAGTQAVTQAVWLIVHGGEQDEVTRALLLAAGWVINLAVAEGIISRRRRSRVSA, from the coding sequence ATGACCCTCCAGACCACCAGGACACGCCGCCCGGCCACCAGGGCAGGATGGCTCCTTCCCGCCGGGCTCATCGTTCTCAGCTTCGTTCCCGTGCTCGCCGGCGCCGTCCGGCTGACCGAGCTGGCCGCCGGCGCCGACGTCACGCCCGCGAACGCGCGGTTCGTCGCCATGCCGCTGCCGGTGATGCTGCACATCGTCGCCGCCAGCCTGTACAGCGTCCTGGGGGCGTTCCAGTTCGGCCGCGTCCGGCGGCGCTGGCACCGCGCGGCGGGGCGGATCCTCATCCCCGCCGGGCTCGTCACGGCGCTGTCCGGCCTGTGGATGACCCTGTTCCTGGCCCGCCCGCCCGGCGACGGCGATCTGCTGGCCGCCTTCCGGCTCGTGTTCGGCACGACGATGGCCGTCTCCCTCGTGCTCGGCCTGGCCGCGATCCTGCGCCGGGACATCGCCGGGCACCGCGCCTGGATGACCCGCGCCTACGCGATCGGCATGGGCGCCGGCACGCAGGCGGTGACCCAGGCCGTCTGGCTCATCGTGCACGGCGGTGAGCAGGACGAGGTCACCCGTGCGCTGCTCCTGGCCGCCGGCTGGGTGATCAACCTCGCCGTCGCCGAAGGGATCATCAGCCGGCGGCGGAGGTCCCGGGTCAGTGCTTGA
- a CDS encoding sensor histidine kinase: MHGLLRSLWNEPRAPNPPRRVWRDWALVGVLVPVAVLEGVMRPDLSWRALSVTVTVGLAFTLLWRRTRPLLMVLIIFAATSLAPLFTGGAAIEMYTMAYVLVVLYALFRWGSGREVAIGFAVMLAAVSMSVAAGRIAAPADMIGAFAVMFSSFALGVAFRFRSRARMRELDQVKLLEREQLARDLHDTVAHHVSAMAIRAQAGLATSATHPGAATEALRVIEAEASRTLAEMRAMVRVLRRHEPAELAPGKHIADLAQLAGQARVGPSVDVEIRGDLDGLPPSVGAAIYRIAQESVTNARRHARHATRIEVSVAADDTSVRLRVSDDGDNSSTRTISSAGYGLIGMIERAGLLGGSCEAGPNPGRGWTVTAVLPRTGAVT, encoded by the coding sequence GTGCACGGTCTTCTCCGCTCCTTATGGAACGAGCCACGTGCCCCCAACCCTCCACGGCGGGTGTGGCGGGACTGGGCGCTCGTAGGAGTGCTCGTGCCGGTCGCGGTGCTCGAAGGGGTCATGCGGCCGGACCTTTCGTGGCGGGCCCTGTCGGTGACCGTCACCGTCGGGCTGGCGTTCACGTTGTTGTGGCGCCGCACCAGGCCGCTGCTGATGGTCCTGATCATTTTCGCCGCCACGAGCCTGGCGCCGTTGTTCACCGGTGGCGCGGCCATCGAGATGTACACGATGGCCTACGTGCTGGTGGTGCTGTACGCGTTGTTCCGGTGGGGGTCGGGACGCGAGGTCGCGATCGGGTTCGCCGTCATGCTGGCCGCCGTCTCCATGTCGGTGGCCGCCGGCCGCATCGCCGCCCCCGCCGACATGATCGGCGCGTTCGCCGTGATGTTCTCCTCCTTCGCGCTGGGCGTGGCCTTCCGGTTCCGGTCGCGGGCCAGGATGCGCGAGCTCGACCAGGTCAAACTGCTCGAACGCGAACAGCTGGCCCGCGACCTGCACGACACCGTCGCCCATCACGTCTCGGCGATGGCCATCCGCGCCCAGGCGGGCCTGGCGACGTCGGCCACGCATCCCGGCGCCGCCACCGAGGCGCTGCGCGTGATCGAGGCCGAGGCGTCGCGCACGCTGGCCGAGATGCGGGCCATGGTCCGGGTCCTGCGCAGGCACGAGCCCGCGGAGCTGGCCCCCGGCAAGCACATCGCCGATCTCGCCCAGCTCGCCGGCCAGGCCCGCGTCGGCCCGTCCGTCGACGTGGAGATCCGCGGCGACCTCGACGGCCTGCCGCCGTCGGTCGGCGCCGCGATCTACCGCATCGCGCAGGAGTCGGTCACCAACGCCAGGCGGCACGCGCGGCACGCCACGCGCATCGAGGTGAGCGTGGCCGCCGACGACACCTCGGTGCGCCTGCGGGTGAGCGACGACGGCGACAACAGCTCCACGCGCACGATCTCGTCGGCGGGATACGGGCTCATCGGCATGATCGAACGCGCCGGCCTGCTCGGCGGCAGCTGCGAGGCGGGCCCGAACCCGGGCCGGGGCTGGACCGTGACGGCCGTGCTGCCCCGCACCGGGGCGGTGACATGA
- a CDS encoding peptidoglycan recognition protein family protein, with the protein MPFLTQLADVARRTGGPVTEVAGWKTRGHGPQPEVQGIVCHHTAGPPAGGDYPSLAVVRDGRPGLDGPLSHFGLGRSGRIYVIAAGRCWHNAPSTSPRHDNSSSIGIEAENNGFQPWPAAQVEAYIRLCAELCREFGLPASRVKAHREVNTAKPDPHSLDMNDFRASVAAIIKGDPDPSWTETIVKNLPLIRLGDDNADVKTVRGCLFARGHVPRAAYTGVQDGLEGWLTSTRCDTGLVELVRGFQQAEGLDEDGVVGPKTWPSLLRV; encoded by the coding sequence ATGCCGTTCCTGACCCAGCTCGCCGACGTCGCCCGCCGCACCGGCGGACCGGTGACCGAAGTGGCCGGATGGAAGACCCGCGGTCACGGGCCGCAGCCCGAGGTGCAGGGCATCGTCTGTCACCACACCGCGGGCCCGCCGGCCGGCGGCGACTACCCGTCGCTGGCTGTGGTGCGCGACGGCCGCCCCGGACTGGACGGGCCGCTGTCGCACTTCGGGCTCGGCAGGTCCGGGCGGATCTACGTCATCGCCGCCGGACGGTGCTGGCACAACGCCCCGTCGACCTCCCCGCGGCACGACAACTCCAGCTCGATCGGCATCGAGGCGGAGAACAACGGCTTCCAGCCCTGGCCCGCGGCGCAGGTCGAGGCCTACATCCGGCTGTGCGCGGAGCTGTGCCGCGAGTTCGGGCTGCCGGCCTCCCGGGTGAAGGCGCACCGGGAGGTCAACACCGCCAAACCGGACCCGCACTCCCTCGATATGAACGACTTCCGGGCGTCCGTCGCCGCCATCATCAAGGGCGACCCGGACCCATCCTGGACGGAGACCATCGTGAAGAACCTGCCGCTGATCCGCCTCGGTGACGACAACGCCGACGTCAAGACGGTCAGAGGCTGCCTGTTCGCCCGCGGTCACGTGCCGCGGGCCGCCTACACCGGCGTCCAGGACGGGCTCGAGGGCTGGTTGACGTCCACCCGCTGCGACACCGGCCTGGTCGAGCTCGTCCGCGGGTTCCAGCAGGCCGAGGGCCTCGACGAGGACGGCGTCGTCGGGCCCAAGACCTGGCCGTCGCTGCTGCGCGTGTGA
- a CDS encoding NAD(P)-dependent alcohol dehydrogenase, with translation MKAFVLRTYGPPAALKLMDVDRPEPGPGEVLVRVRATSVQPYDWHGMRGEPYVARVMPGGLGLRKPSIPILGADVAGEVEAVGKNVTEFAPGDEVFAMSKQGGFGEYVRVEAAELAPKPRNLSFEEAAAVPLAAGTALLAVRDDGRLQPGQRVLVNGASGGVGTFAVQLAKAFGAHVTGVCSHRNVDLVRSLGADEVVDYTKEDFTRLGRRFDLVVDNACSRRASAYRRVLKPKGIHVLVGGPAGRWFQPAGRMFATLAAGMFLPHKVVLTDVVGCTAEQNRRNLLTLTGLIEDGQVSPVIDRKYPFEEIPAAIRYQEEGRAPGKVVITVSA, from the coding sequence ATGAAGGCTTTCGTTCTACGCACGTACGGCCCGCCCGCCGCGCTCAAGCTCATGGACGTCGACCGGCCCGAGCCCGGCCCCGGCGAGGTGCTGGTGCGGGTGCGCGCCACGTCCGTCCAGCCCTACGACTGGCACGGGATGCGCGGGGAGCCGTACGTCGCGCGGGTCATGCCCGGCGGCCTCGGGCTGCGCAAGCCGTCGATCCCGATCCTCGGCGCCGACGTGGCCGGTGAGGTCGAGGCGGTCGGGAAGAACGTCACCGAGTTCGCGCCAGGCGACGAGGTGTTCGCGATGTCCAAGCAGGGCGGGTTCGGCGAGTACGTCCGCGTCGAGGCGGCCGAGCTGGCGCCGAAGCCGCGGAACCTGTCGTTCGAGGAGGCGGCCGCGGTCCCGCTGGCGGCCGGCACCGCGCTGCTGGCCGTCCGCGACGACGGCAGGCTGCAGCCCGGGCAGCGGGTCCTGGTCAACGGGGCCTCGGGCGGCGTGGGGACGTTCGCCGTGCAGCTCGCCAAGGCCTTCGGCGCGCACGTCACCGGCGTCTGCAGCCACAGGAACGTGGACCTGGTCCGCTCACTCGGCGCTGACGAGGTCGTCGACTACACCAAGGAGGACTTCACCCGGCTCGGCCGCCGCTTCGACCTCGTGGTGGACAACGCGTGCAGCCGGCGCGCGTCGGCCTACCGGCGGGTCCTGAAGCCCAAGGGCATCCACGTCCTGGTCGGCGGGCCCGCCGGCCGCTGGTTCCAGCCGGCCGGGCGGATGTTCGCCACGCTGGCGGCCGGTATGTTCCTGCCCCACAAGGTGGTGCTGACAGACGTGGTCGGGTGCACGGCGGAGCAGAACAGGCGCAACCTTCTCACGCTGACCGGACTCATCGAGGACGGCCAGGTCAGCCCGGTCATCGACCGGAAGTACCCGTTCGAGGAGATCCCCGCGGCCATCAGGTATCAGGAAGAGGGCCGCGCCCCGGGCAAGGTCGTCATCACGGTGTCGGCGTAA
- a CDS encoding S41 family peptidase — MTEASETMAKRLADAVELPDFLRTAGTLTLADRRTLVQQALVLIEQNYVHLPLKAAMHAVNPVQRLRLLAQRLGRQSETGMDPEWRFHQELSEIFHSMRDLHTNYLLPVPFSGKIAYLPYQIEEYFEGDEPHYVVTRVVEGFSAPGFGPGVEVTHWNGVPIERAVALNAVRFAGSNAAARHSRGLQSLTLRPLRIHVPPDEDWVVLTYVNGDGISRELREKWRITENVPPFVDADELSTAAVAQGLDLGTDEIGRAVTMLYVPTSVTARESLAFADLTTEPAAPGADVPTSMPAVFRARSVVTASGTYGHIRVFTFNVNNPDGFVREFVRLIELLPQNGLIVDVRGNGGGHIFASEFLLQTLTPHPISPEPTQFIATPLNLRICGQHKNNPTGQIDLTPWCRSMEQALETGAVYSGGFTITPADGANAIGQRYHGPVVLITDARCYSATDIFAAGFQDHKIGPVLGVDGNTGAGGANVWTHQLLSTLLELPEPAADTPYRPLPGQANMRVSIRRTLRVHDLAGTPVEDLGVVPDQRHRMTRRDVLQGNTDLLERAGQLLAGRSVRRLEAQVAAASGELTLRSRLVDRADVYLDGRPRLSVDLAQESVTFPVPGIGAAQVVRVEGFKEGELVAARTIVR; from the coding sequence ATGACCGAGGCATCAGAGACGATGGCGAAGCGGCTGGCCGACGCGGTGGAGTTGCCGGACTTCCTGCGCACCGCGGGCACGTTGACGCTCGCCGACCGGCGCACGCTGGTCCAGCAGGCGCTCGTGCTCATCGAGCAGAACTACGTGCACCTGCCGCTCAAGGCCGCGATGCACGCCGTGAACCCGGTCCAGCGGCTCAGGCTGCTGGCCCAGCGACTCGGCCGGCAGAGCGAGACGGGCATGGACCCGGAGTGGCGCTTCCACCAGGAGCTGTCAGAGATCTTCCACTCGATGCGCGACCTGCACACCAACTACCTGCTGCCGGTGCCGTTCTCCGGCAAGATCGCGTACCTGCCGTACCAGATCGAGGAGTACTTCGAGGGCGACGAGCCGCACTACGTGGTGACCAGGGTCGTCGAGGGCTTCTCCGCTCCCGGGTTCGGCCCCGGCGTGGAGGTGACGCATTGGAACGGGGTGCCGATCGAGCGGGCGGTGGCGCTCAACGCGGTACGCTTCGCCGGCAGCAACGCGGCGGCGCGGCACTCGCGCGGCCTGCAGTCGCTCACCCTCCGGCCGCTGCGCATCCACGTGCCGCCCGACGAGGACTGGGTGGTGCTCACCTACGTCAACGGCGACGGGATCTCCCGGGAGCTGCGGGAGAAGTGGCGCATCACCGAGAACGTGCCGCCCTTCGTCGACGCCGACGAGCTCAGCACCGCGGCCGTGGCTCAAGGGCTCGACCTCGGCACGGACGAGATCGGCCGCGCCGTCACGATGTTGTACGTGCCCACGTCGGTCACGGCGCGGGAGTCGCTGGCCTTCGCGGACCTGACGACCGAGCCCGCGGCGCCGGGCGCGGACGTCCCGACGTCCATGCCGGCGGTGTTCCGGGCCAGGAGCGTGGTCACCGCGTCCGGCACGTACGGCCACATCCGCGTGTTCACGTTCAACGTCAACAACCCCGACGGGTTCGTACGGGAGTTCGTCCGGCTCATCGAGCTGCTGCCGCAGAACGGGCTCATCGTGGACGTACGCGGCAACGGCGGCGGGCACATCTTCGCCAGCGAGTTCCTCCTGCAGACGCTCACCCCCCACCCGATCTCCCCGGAGCCGACGCAGTTCATCGCGACGCCGCTCAACCTGCGGATCTGCGGGCAGCACAAGAACAACCCGACCGGCCAGATCGACCTCACGCCGTGGTGCAGGTCGATGGAGCAGGCGCTGGAGACGGGCGCCGTCTACTCCGGCGGCTTCACCATCACGCCCGCCGACGGGGCCAACGCCATCGGCCAGCGCTACCACGGCCCCGTCGTGCTGATCACCGACGCCCGCTGTTACTCGGCGACCGACATCTTCGCCGCCGGTTTCCAGGACCACAAGATCGGCCCCGTCCTCGGCGTGGACGGCAACACCGGCGCCGGCGGCGCCAACGTGTGGACGCACCAGCTGCTCAGCACGCTGCTGGAGCTGCCGGAACCGGCCGCGGACACGCCGTACAGGCCGCTGCCGGGGCAGGCGAACATGCGGGTGTCGATCCGGCGCACCCTGCGCGTGCACGACCTCGCGGGCACCCCCGTCGAGGACCTCGGCGTCGTGCCCGACCAGCGGCACCGCATGACGCGCAGGGACGTGCTCCAGGGCAACACGGACCTGCTCGAACGGGCCGGGCAGCTGCTGGCCGGCCGGTCGGTGCGCCGCCTCGAGGCGCAGGTGGCCGCGGCGAGCGGCGAGCTGACCCTGCGGAGCCGGCTCGTGGACCGGGCCGACGTCTACCTCGACGGTCGGCCGCGACTGTCGGTGGACCTGGCGCAGGAGTCCGTGACGTTCCCCGTCCCGGGGATCGGCGCCGCCCAGGTGGTCCGGGTGGAGGGTTTCAAGGAAGGGGAGCTCGTCGCGGCCCGCACGATCGTCCGCTGA